A DNA window from Luteolibacter luteus contains the following coding sequences:
- a CDS encoding laminin B domain-containing protein, giving the protein MMIPIPRRPFPLLFALPLSLAIAHAGVGSFFDTDSSGWTAAGDAAAGVEYLPTGGNPGGCVRVKDDAVGGVWYFIAGSQYLGNHADTYGQMLRFDLRQVIVGGANQFASEDVILESGAVRLVYDLPTKPPTNGAWANFSIQLSEAAAWKVGSLAGPQATQAQIQAVLANVTGFRIRGEYQTGEDTGYLDNVILGSPVTPGDATLQISFQPVLRLQGTIGSVYRIDYSTSMAPDTWQELTTVRLTTSPYDVVDPVPTSVQSRFYRAVLLPP; this is encoded by the coding sequence ATGATGATCCCGATTCCCCGCAGGCCTTTCCCCCTCCTTTTTGCCCTCCCGCTCTCCCTCGCCATCGCTCACGCGGGCGTCGGAAGCTTCTTCGATACCGACTCCTCCGGCTGGACCGCCGCAGGTGATGCTGCCGCGGGCGTCGAATATCTCCCCACTGGCGGCAATCCAGGCGGCTGCGTCCGTGTGAAGGACGATGCCGTCGGCGGCGTCTGGTACTTCATCGCCGGGTCCCAATACCTCGGCAACCACGCCGATACCTACGGCCAGATGCTCCGCTTCGATCTCCGCCAGGTCATCGTAGGCGGAGCGAATCAATTCGCCTCGGAAGACGTGATCCTGGAAAGCGGGGCCGTCCGCTTGGTCTACGACCTGCCCACCAAGCCCCCGACCAATGGCGCTTGGGCAAACTTCTCGATTCAGCTCTCCGAGGCAGCCGCATGGAAGGTCGGCTCCCTCGCAGGCCCGCAAGCTACCCAAGCCCAGATCCAAGCGGTGCTCGCCAATGTCACCGGCTTCCGCATCCGTGGCGAATACCAGACCGGCGAGGATACCGGCTACCTCGACAACGTCATCTTGGGCTCACCCGTCACTCCTGGCGATGCCACCCTGCAGATCAGTTTCCAGCCCGTGCTCCGCCTCCAGGGGACCATCGGCTCGGTCTATCGCATCGACTACAGCACCAGCATGGCACCGGACACCTGGCAGGAGCTGACCACGGTCCGCCTCACCACTTCCCCCTATGATGTCGTCGACCCCGTGCCGACCAGCGTCCAGAGCCGTTTTTACCGCGCCGTGCTCCTGCCGCCCTGA
- a CDS encoding sialate O-acetylesterase yields MILSSRRLLILALAALSVPAAAEVRLPKVFTNGAVLQRDRAVPVWGFAEPGKKVIVRFAGQEKSTQAAGDGKWRVDLDAMSASSEGRTLEAAEENGHRVELTDVLVGEVWLASGQSNMEWPVNVTRQEDQDIAKTGPVPLLRIITVPKKVSPYRLDDFEGKWEPATPESVQGFSAVAYFFGRCLTEELGIPVGMIHSSWGGSRIEPWLADEGLADIPDLKEMKDFREARTPGTDKYNEAFVRHLASTRAWLELAERAVKEQAPVPSQPPAPPILPIGSNQALGTYQAMIHPLVPYGLRGFIWYQGESNVGEDLLYTLKMEALIKGWRQQFNSPDAPFLFTQLAPNNYGPEREGALQGLWIAQQEALKIPHTGMAVTMDIGNPADIHPRNKSEVGHRLSLWALADTYGKPGIVKSGPVFEGFEVAGDAIKVRFKDAASGLVTRDQQPPNSFEVAGADWVFKPATAEISPNEPVVTLKSAEVPNPVMARFAWSQVAQPNLMNKDGLPASAFHTHWPDEPGMGRNLARQKPYTSSDPNPHGWNTGLTDGNWRGAAGTCFATGSAPAFPKHVTIDLGRARDVQGVRFGIPGFGSTKTVVISLSENGDEFQEAGRQEFAGKTETRHELRFDKRPVRYVRATFPDHHPKQDNFDENFSFLSELEVYGPVK; encoded by the coding sequence ATGATTCTCTCTTCGCGCCGCCTGCTGATCCTCGCCCTCGCCGCCCTGAGCGTCCCGGCCGCCGCCGAAGTCCGGCTGCCGAAAGTCTTCACAAATGGCGCGGTCCTTCAGCGTGATCGTGCCGTCCCCGTCTGGGGCTTCGCCGAGCCGGGCAAGAAGGTCATCGTCCGCTTCGCAGGTCAGGAGAAATCCACCCAGGCCGCCGGCGATGGCAAGTGGCGCGTCGATCTCGATGCCATGTCGGCCAGCAGCGAAGGCCGCACGCTCGAAGCCGCCGAAGAAAATGGCCACCGCGTGGAGCTGACGGATGTCCTCGTGGGCGAAGTCTGGCTCGCCAGCGGGCAATCGAATATGGAGTGGCCGGTCAATGTCACCCGCCAGGAGGATCAGGACATCGCCAAGACCGGGCCGGTGCCGCTGCTGCGGATCATCACCGTGCCGAAGAAGGTATCCCCGTATCGCCTGGATGATTTTGAGGGCAAGTGGGAGCCCGCCACGCCGGAGTCGGTGCAGGGCTTCTCCGCCGTTGCCTACTTCTTCGGACGCTGCCTCACTGAGGAACTCGGCATCCCGGTCGGCATGATCCACAGCTCCTGGGGCGGCTCGCGCATTGAGCCATGGCTCGCCGATGAAGGTCTGGCCGATATCCCGGATCTGAAGGAGATGAAGGATTTCCGCGAGGCCCGCACGCCCGGCACGGACAAATACAATGAAGCCTTCGTCCGCCACCTTGCCTCCACCCGTGCCTGGCTCGAGCTCGCCGAGCGTGCGGTGAAGGAGCAGGCCCCCGTGCCTTCGCAACCACCAGCCCCGCCGATCCTTCCCATCGGTTCGAATCAAGCGCTCGGCACCTATCAGGCGATGATCCATCCCTTGGTGCCCTACGGCCTGCGCGGCTTCATCTGGTATCAAGGCGAATCGAATGTCGGTGAGGACCTGCTCTACACGCTGAAGATGGAAGCGCTGATCAAGGGCTGGCGCCAGCAGTTCAACTCCCCGGATGCTCCCTTCCTCTTCACCCAGCTCGCGCCGAACAACTACGGCCCCGAGCGTGAGGGCGCGCTCCAGGGACTCTGGATCGCGCAGCAGGAGGCGCTGAAGATTCCCCACACCGGCATGGCCGTGACCATGGACATCGGGAATCCTGCTGACATCCACCCTCGGAATAAGTCGGAGGTCGGTCACCGTCTCTCGCTGTGGGCCCTCGCCGATACCTATGGCAAGCCGGGCATCGTGAAATCCGGTCCGGTCTTCGAGGGCTTCGAAGTTGCCGGTGATGCGATCAAGGTCCGCTTCAAGGACGCCGCGTCCGGCCTCGTCACGCGCGATCAACAGCCGCCGAATTCCTTCGAGGTCGCCGGGGCCGATTGGGTCTTCAAGCCCGCCACCGCGGAGATCTCTCCGAATGAACCGGTGGTCACTCTGAAGAGCGCCGAAGTGCCGAATCCCGTGATGGCCCGCTTTGCCTGGTCGCAGGTCGCGCAGCCGAATCTCATGAACAAGGACGGGCTACCTGCCAGTGCCTTCCACACCCATTGGCCGGATGAACCGGGTATGGGCCGCAACCTTGCACGCCAGAAACCCTACACCTCCAGCGATCCGAATCCGCACGGCTGGAACACCGGCCTGACCGATGGCAATTGGCGCGGCGCGGCGGGCACGTGCTTCGCCACCGGATCTGCTCCCGCTTTCCCGAAACACGTGACGATCGATCTCGGCCGCGCCCGTGACGTGCAGGGCGTGCGCTTCGGCATTCCCGGCTTCGGCTCCACGAAGACGGTCGTGATCTCCCTCAGCGAGAATGGCGATGAGTTCCAGGAAGCCGGACGCCAGGAGTTCGCCGGGAAGACGGAGACCCGCCATGAACTCCGCTTCGACAAGCGCCCCGTGCGCTACGTCCGCGCGACCTTCCCGGATCACCACCCGAAGCAGGATAATTTCGACGAGAACTTTTCCTTCCTCAGCGAGCTTGAGGTATATGGTCCGGTGAAGTGA
- a CDS encoding LssY C-terminal domain-containing protein: MAVLAWGVVSYLMLPEWWKGHERHHPALDNAPRVTTTADGIPGDPLNLLVIGSETELVSSLLASGWFPADPITLATSIRIAESSVFHRPYKDAPISNLYLFGRKEDLGFEKPVGKDPRERHHVRFWRVEPKQDEPLAWFAAATFDHSIGFSHTTGQVTHHIAPEVDKERDLLMADLLKTQPQGSSSYEADFQANSGKNGGGDPWQSDGKLGVVKMNDKP, encoded by the coding sequence GTGGCCGTGCTCGCGTGGGGCGTGGTGTCGTATCTCATGCTACCGGAGTGGTGGAAGGGCCACGAACGTCACCACCCGGCGCTCGATAATGCACCGCGCGTAACCACCACCGCCGATGGCATCCCCGGGGATCCGCTGAATCTGCTCGTGATCGGATCGGAGACGGAGCTTGTTTCCTCCCTGCTTGCTTCCGGATGGTTTCCCGCGGACCCCATCACGCTCGCGACCAGCATCCGCATCGCCGAGAGCTCCGTCTTCCATCGCCCCTACAAGGACGCGCCGATCAGCAATCTCTATCTCTTCGGGCGCAAGGAGGACCTCGGCTTCGAAAAGCCCGTCGGCAAGGATCCGCGCGAGCGCCATCACGTCCGCTTCTGGCGGGTCGAGCCGAAGCAGGATGAACCGCTCGCCTGGTTCGCCGCGGCCACCTTCGATCACAGCATCGGCTTCAGCCACACCACCGGACAAGTCACCCATCACATCGCCCCGGAGGTCGACAAGGAACGCGATCTCCTGATGGCAGATCTTCTCAAGACCCAGCCACAGGGCAGCAGTTCCTACGAGGCCGACTTCCAAGCGAACTCCGGCAAGAACGGCGGCGGTGACCCATGGCAAAGCGACGGCAAACTCGGCGTCGTGAAGATGAACGACAAGCCATAA
- a CDS encoding HIT family protein, producing the protein MPCVFCEIIQGNIPAWKLYEDDRALAILDHRPVQQGHAVVLPKVHIDHFIDLDDDLAAHLLRIGKNLGLRIQETLKPKRIGYAIAGFGVPHAHLHVIPMSGDHDITSSHYAEVNDGILEFSGENVPIADDQEQAALVKLLGIPRDWR; encoded by the coding sequence ATGCCCTGCGTCTTCTGCGAAATCATCCAGGGGAACATCCCCGCATGGAAGCTCTACGAGGACGACCGCGCCCTTGCGATCCTCGACCACCGGCCAGTCCAACAAGGCCACGCCGTCGTCCTGCCAAAGGTCCACATCGATCACTTCATCGACCTCGATGACGACCTCGCGGCCCACCTCCTCCGCATCGGCAAGAACCTCGGCCTCCGCATCCAGGAAACCCTCAAGCCCAAGCGCATCGGCTACGCCATCGCCGGCTTCGGCGTCCCCCATGCCCATCTCCACGTCATCCCCATGTCGGGAGACCACGATATCACCTCCTCTCACTACGCCGAAGTAAACGACGGCATCCTCGAATTCTCCGGCGAAAACGTCCCCATCGCCGATGACCAGGAGCAGGCTGCGCTGGTGAAGCTACTCGGGATCCCGAGGGATTGGCGTTAG
- a CDS encoding CU044_2847 family protein, whose protein sequence is MISVSLDESSKVVIIPVGAAGEHFVESGVAEKVAKNAREIASDLAKAIHVIHSEIGQEVSRIEMPSELAVKFSFGLNAKGNLVIGEFSGASSFEVSVKWSKKGGA, encoded by the coding sequence ATGATAAGCGTATCATTAGATGAATCCTCGAAAGTCGTAATCATTCCCGTAGGTGCAGCCGGAGAACATTTTGTGGAAAGCGGTGTAGCTGAGAAGGTTGCAAAAAATGCCCGGGAGATAGCCTCAGATTTGGCCAAAGCCATCCATGTTATCCACAGCGAGATCGGCCAAGAAGTCTCACGAATCGAGATGCCTTCCGAGCTTGCCGTGAAATTTTCTTTTGGGCTGAATGCCAAAGGCAATCTTGTGATCGGTGAGTTTTCGGGCGCCTCTTCATTTGAGGTTTCCGTGAAGTGGAGCAAAAAGGGAGGTGCGTGA